One genomic region from Paroceanicella profunda encodes:
- the denD gene encoding D-erythronate dehydrogenase has translation MRVLITGGGGFIGQKLARAIAAEGVVAGQAVSGLTLVDIAAPEAPEAGFPVTTLACDIADPGAVNAVFEEKFDAIFHLAAVVSGAAERDFDLGMRVNLFGTLTLMEAARAQGNCPLFVYASSCAAHGGEAPETVRDDTPANPQTSYGAQKVACEYLVTDYSRRGFLDGRSLRLPSVTIRPGKPNAAASSFMSSIFREPLQGEAANCPVGEDFVIWHSAPRTVVRNILHAAALPAEAWGTNRALNLNGRSDTVGEMIAAMTRVAGPEAAARITWTREPEIEGILEGWRAKVDSARGRALGFETDESFEDSVRWFIEDDMARA, from the coding sequence ATGAGGGTTCTCATCACCGGCGGCGGCGGCTTCATCGGGCAGAAACTGGCCCGGGCCATCGCGGCGGAGGGCGTCGTCGCCGGGCAGGCGGTGAGCGGGCTCACCCTGGTGGACATCGCCGCCCCCGAGGCGCCGGAGGCCGGGTTCCCGGTCACCACCCTTGCCTGCGACATCGCCGACCCCGGCGCGGTGAACGCGGTGTTCGAGGAGAAGTTCGACGCCATCTTCCACCTCGCCGCCGTGGTCTCCGGCGCCGCGGAGCGGGACTTCGACCTCGGCATGCGGGTGAACCTCTTCGGCACGCTCACCCTGATGGAGGCGGCGCGGGCGCAGGGCAACTGCCCGCTGTTCGTCTACGCCTCCTCCTGTGCGGCGCATGGCGGCGAGGCGCCGGAGACCGTGCGCGACGACACGCCGGCCAACCCGCAGACCTCCTACGGCGCGCAGAAGGTGGCCTGCGAGTACCTCGTCACCGACTACTCCCGCCGCGGCTTCCTCGACGGCCGCTCCCTGCGCCTGCCCTCGGTCACCATCCGGCCGGGCAAGCCGAACGCCGCCGCCTCCTCCTTCATGTCCTCGATCTTCCGCGAGCCGCTGCAGGGCGAGGCCGCGAACTGCCCGGTGGGCGAGGATTTCGTGATCTGGCACAGCGCGCCGCGCACGGTGGTACGCAACATCCTGCACGCCGCCGCCCTGCCGGCGGAGGCCTGGGGCACCAACCGCGCGCTGAACCTCAACGGCCGCTCCGACACGGTGGGCGAGATGATCGCCGCGATGACCCGCGTCGCGGGCCCCGAGGCCGCCGCCCGCATCACCTGGACCCGCGAACCGGAGATCGAGGGCATTCTCGAGGGCTGGCGCGCGAAGGTCGACAGCGCCCGTGGCCGCGCCCTCGGCTTCGAGACCGACGAGAGCTTCGAGGACTCGGTGCGCTGGTTCATCGAGGACGATATGGCCCGCGCCTGA
- a CDS encoding pyridoxal-phosphate-dependent aminotransferase family protein yields the protein MSLAHGRHFLSIPGPSVMPDRVLNAMHQAAPNIYEGDLITLTGEVYDNLARIARTSTAVPVIYMANGHGAWEASLTNVFSRGDTALVLFTGRFARGWAEQAERLGVTVKSIDFGPRSPVDPALVEDALRADTGHEIRAVMMVQTDTATSVLNDVKAVREAIDAAGHPALLMVDCIASFACDSFEMDAWGVDVMVTGSQKGLMTPPGLGLNFVGPKALEARAKADLATPYWDWQPRCNPQVYYQKFCGTAPTHHLFGLHEATTMILEEGIENVWARHVTLSTAVHAAVEAWGRGGPLECNIADPAHRSRAVTSIRTGAIDANALRRYCEDQLGLTLGIGLPLGSPVMGGREEGVFRIGHMGHLSAPMILGTLGSIETAMTALDMPHGPGAVAAAAAVIAGHPRS from the coding sequence ATGTCCCTCGCGCACGGCCGCCATTTCCTGTCCATTCCCGGCCCCTCGGTCATGCCCGACCGGGTGCTGAATGCCATGCATCAGGCGGCACCGAACATCTATGAGGGCGATCTCATCACCCTCACCGGGGAGGTGTATGACAACCTCGCCAGGATCGCCCGCACCAGCACCGCCGTGCCGGTGATCTACATGGCCAACGGCCATGGCGCCTGGGAGGCCTCGCTCACCAACGTGTTCTCGCGCGGCGACACGGCGCTGGTGCTGTTCACGGGCCGTTTCGCGCGCGGCTGGGCCGAGCAGGCGGAGCGCCTGGGCGTCACCGTGAAGTCGATCGACTTCGGCCCCCGCAGCCCGGTGGACCCGGCCCTGGTGGAGGACGCCCTGCGCGCCGACACGGGCCATGAGATCCGCGCCGTGATGATGGTCCAGACCGACACCGCCACCTCCGTGCTCAACGACGTGAAGGCGGTGCGCGAGGCCATCGACGCCGCCGGCCACCCGGCGCTGCTGATGGTCGACTGCATCGCCTCCTTCGCCTGCGATTCCTTCGAGATGGATGCCTGGGGCGTGGACGTGATGGTGACCGGCTCGCAGAAGGGCCTGATGACCCCGCCGGGCCTGGGGCTGAACTTCGTCGGCCCGAAGGCGCTGGAGGCCCGCGCGAAGGCCGATCTCGCCACCCCCTACTGGGACTGGCAGCCGCGCTGCAACCCGCAGGTCTACTACCAGAAGTTCTGCGGCACCGCGCCCACGCATCACCTGTTCGGCCTGCATGAGGCGACGACGATGATCCTCGAAGAAGGCATCGAGAACGTCTGGGCCCGGCATGTCACGCTGTCGACCGCGGTGCACGCGGCGGTGGAGGCCTGGGGCAGGGGCGGCCCGCTGGAGTGCAACATCGCCGATCCGGCACACCGTTCGCGTGCCGTGACCTCGATCCGCACCGGGGCGATCGACGCCAACGCCCTGCGCCGCTACTGCGAGGACCAGCTGGGCCTCACGCTCGGCATCGGCCTGCCGCTGGGCAGCCCGGTGATGGGCGGGCGCGAGGAGGGCGTGTTCCGCATCGGCCACATGGGCCACCTGAGCGCGCCGATGATCCTCGGCACGCTGGGCTCCATCGAGACCGCGATGACCGCGCTCGACATGCCGCACGGCCCCGGCGCCGTGGCCGCCGCCGCCGCGGTGATCGCCGGGCACCCGCGCAGCTGA
- a CDS encoding DMT family transporter: protein MSDLRPQENRPVAAILLMLATFLCFATLDTSAKWLVTHGFPAFQVAFVRYIVHFLVVLAIFAPSQGLSSLVRSRAVSKEILRAGFLLGSTVFNFFALRYLPITVTTAVQFASPLAVCALSIPLLGEKVGPRRWFAIGLGFVGVLIITQPWSAEFNWAILLSLGSMLCAALYFIMTRALAGIDHNMTMQFYASGLASAMLVAPAVPDWVWPTDTSMWLLFGALGVIGGAGHYIATTAHRLAPASTLAPIVYVQIIFVTFYSYVIFDTPPDEDTILGTLVIVVSGLYLWARERKVKGV, encoded by the coding sequence ATGAGTGACCTCAGACCGCAGGAAAACCGCCCCGTGGCGGCCATCCTGCTCATGCTTGCCACCTTCCTGTGCTTCGCCACCCTCGACACCTCGGCGAAGTGGCTGGTCACCCACGGGTTCCCGGCCTTCCAGGTGGCCTTCGTGCGCTACATCGTGCATTTCCTCGTGGTGCTGGCGATCTTCGCGCCCAGCCAGGGGCTCAGCTCCCTGGTGCGCTCGCGCGCGGTTTCGAAGGAGATCCTGCGCGCGGGCTTCCTGCTGGGCTCCACGGTGTTCAACTTCTTCGCCCTGCGCTACCTGCCGATCACGGTGACGACGGCGGTGCAGTTCGCCTCGCCGCTGGCGGTCTGCGCGCTGTCGATCCCGCTCCTGGGCGAGAAGGTGGGGCCGCGGCGCTGGTTCGCCATCGGGCTGGGCTTCGTGGGGGTGCTCATCATCACCCAGCCCTGGAGCGCGGAGTTCAACTGGGCGATCCTGCTGTCGCTCGGCTCCATGCTCTGCGCGGCGCTCTACTTCATCATGACCCGGGCGCTGGCGGGCATCGACCACAACATGACCATGCAGTTCTACGCCTCCGGCCTCGCCAGCGCGATGCTGGTCGCGCCGGCGGTGCCGGACTGGGTGTGGCCCACGGACACCTCCATGTGGCTGCTGTTCGGCGCGCTGGGGGTCATCGGCGGAGCGGGTCACTACATCGCGACCACGGCGCACCGGCTGGCGCCGGCCTCCACCCTCGCGCCCATCGTCTACGTGCAGATCATCTTCGTGACCTTCTACTCCTACGTCATCTTCGACACCCCGCCGGACGAGGACACGATTCTCGGCACTCTGGTCATCGTCGTCTCGGGGCTTTATCTGTGGGCACGCGAACGCAAGGTGAAAGGTGTCTGA
- the gndA gene encoding NADP-dependent phosphogluconate dehydrogenase, with protein sequence MAELGLIGAGVMGSALALNLAEKGHRVVLSDLDLARCEAAAARAVAEGLPGRIEPVANPRAMVRALARPRAVMILAPAGDPTEAVIADTAQYLERGDAIADLGNADFHDTRRRAGKIGDLGIGYLGIGVSGGAEGARHGPAMMAGGSAEAWDLLAPALESIAASYEGTPCCTFHGPDGAGHFIKTVHNGIEYADMEAIAETYGLMRDGLGMEAAAIGAQFTAWNDGPLASYLVEIAGTVAGITDAASGTPLLDVIDDRAGQKGTGRWSVIEALHLGAPASTLAAAVEARNGSARKDERLAFEAQYGAAPRPVTGLAPEDLEAALLATRLVGLAQGFAILSAASRTYGWGLAPAAVARNWRAGCIIRSVLLGEIAEAQDGAPDAPLLASPVLAAKLTEALPGLRRVLATALAAGHPVPGMAAALIHIDAMRTGRGTANMLQGLRDYFGSHGFERIGAPGKVAHGPWLDAG encoded by the coding sequence ATGGCTGAGCTTGGCTTGATCGGGGCGGGAGTGATGGGCAGCGCGCTGGCGCTCAACCTCGCCGAAAAGGGGCATCGCGTGGTGTTGTCGGATCTCGACCTCGCGCGCTGCGAGGCCGCCGCGGCACGTGCCGTGGCCGAGGGACTTCCGGGCAGGATCGAACCGGTGGCCAACCCGCGCGCCATGGTCCGCGCGCTCGCGCGCCCGCGCGCGGTGATGATCCTCGCGCCGGCGGGCGACCCGACGGAAGCCGTCATCGCCGATACCGCGCAATACCTCGAACGCGGCGACGCCATCGCCGACCTCGGCAACGCCGATTTCCACGACACCCGCCGCCGGGCCGGCAAGATCGGCGACCTCGGCATCGGCTATCTCGGCATCGGCGTGTCCGGCGGCGCGGAAGGCGCGCGGCACGGCCCGGCGATGATGGCCGGCGGCTCGGCCGAGGCCTGGGACCTGCTCGCCCCCGCGCTGGAGAGCATCGCCGCCAGCTACGAGGGCACCCCCTGCTGCACCTTCCACGGCCCCGACGGCGCCGGCCACTTCATCAAGACCGTGCACAACGGCATCGAATATGCCGACATGGAGGCCATCGCCGAGACCTACGGGCTGATGCGCGACGGGCTGGGCATGGAGGCCGCCGCCATCGGCGCGCAGTTCACCGCCTGGAACGACGGGCCGCTCGCCTCCTACCTCGTGGAGATCGCCGGCACCGTGGCGGGCATCACCGACGCGGCCAGCGGCACCCCCCTGCTCGACGTGATCGACGACCGCGCCGGCCAGAAGGGCACCGGGCGCTGGTCGGTCATCGAGGCGCTGCACCTCGGCGCGCCCGCGTCCACCCTGGCCGCGGCGGTGGAGGCGCGCAACGGCTCGGCCCGCAAGGACGAGCGCCTGGCCTTCGAGGCGCAGTACGGCGCGGCACCCCGGCCGGTGACAGGGCTGGCCCCGGAAGACCTGGAGGCGGCGCTGCTGGCCACCCGTCTCGTCGGGCTGGCGCAGGGGTTCGCCATCCTCTCCGCCGCCTCGCGCACCTATGGCTGGGGCCTCGCGCCCGCCGCGGTGGCCCGCAACTGGCGCGCCGGCTGCATCATCCGCTCCGTGCTGCTGGGCGAGATCGCCGAGGCGCAGGACGGCGCGCCCGACGCCCCGCTGCTGGCCTCCCCGGTGCTGGCCGCCAAGCTCACCGAGGCCCTGCCGGGCCTGCGCCGCGTCCTCGCCACCGCGCTGGCCGCCGGCCATCCGGTGCCCGGCATGGCCGCCGCGCTCATCCATATCGATGCCATGCGCACCGGCCGCGGCACCGCCAACATGCTGCAGGGGCTGCGGGATTACTTCGGCAGCCACGGGTTCGAGCGCATCGGCGCGCCCGGCAAGGTGGCCCACGGCCCCTGGCTCGACGCCGGCTGA
- a CDS encoding NAD(P)-dependent oxidoreductase, translating to MSKPAIGFIGLGLMGSAMVERLQALGYPMTVTANRARPNIDAAVARGATEVGTAREVAAAADIVMLCMDTSASVEARMRGEDGVIAGLKPGALVIDFGTSLPGSTKALGAEVAAAGAAYMDAPLGRTPTHALEGALNIMAAGAQEDYARAQPVFADLGENVFHVGPLGAGHTLKLINNFYAMTTACAMSEAFAMADVAGLPRDKLYGVMSAGPNGSGMMDFIKAYGVDGDATKLQFSVSNARKDVGYYATMADDFGVPSIMSQAAKTALGLAKADGAGDRMVPEMVDWFASKLGGRA from the coding sequence ATGAGCAAACCCGCCATCGGCTTCATCGGCCTCGGCCTCATGGGATCGGCCATGGTCGAGCGGCTTCAGGCCCTCGGCTACCCGATGACCGTCACCGCCAACCGCGCGCGCCCGAACATCGACGCCGCCGTCGCCCGCGGCGCCACCGAGGTCGGCACCGCCCGCGAGGTGGCCGCCGCCGCCGACATCGTGATGCTGTGCATGGACACTTCCGCCTCGGTGGAAGCGCGGATGCGCGGCGAGGACGGGGTGATCGCCGGGCTGAAGCCGGGCGCGCTGGTGATCGACTTCGGCACCTCCCTGCCCGGCTCCACCAAGGCGCTCGGCGCCGAGGTGGCGGCCGCGGGCGCGGCCTACATGGACGCTCCTCTGGGCCGCACCCCGACCCACGCGCTGGAGGGGGCACTGAACATCATGGCCGCCGGCGCGCAGGAGGATTACGCCCGCGCCCAGCCGGTGTTCGCCGACCTCGGCGAGAACGTGTTCCACGTGGGCCCGCTGGGCGCCGGCCACACGCTCAAGCTCATCAACAACTTCTACGCCATGACCACCGCCTGCGCGATGTCGGAGGCCTTCGCCATGGCCGATGTCGCCGGCCTGCCGCGCGACAAGCTCTACGGCGTGATGTCGGCCGGGCCGAACGGCTCGGGCATGATGGATTTCATCAAGGCCTACGGGGTGGACGGCGACGCCACGAAGCTGCAGTTCTCCGTGTCGAACGCCCGCAAGGACGTGGGCTACTACGCCACCATGGCCGATGATTTCGGCGTGCCCTCCATCATGTCCCAGGCCGCGAAGACCGCCCTCGGCCTCGCCAAGGCCGACGGCGCGGGCGACCGCATGGTGCCGGAAATGGTGGACTGGTTCGCCTCCAAGCTGGGAGGCCGCGCATGA
- a CDS encoding EamA family transporter has protein sequence MIQSWQFWAFGAAGFAALTAILAKIGVEGIDSDLATFIRTIVVVLALGALLAVTGKLSLPDPLPGRTLLWLAASGLATGASWLCYFRALKLGEASRVAPVDKLSVVFVAVFAALFLGERLSASGWLGIALITAGALVLLRR, from the coding sequence ATGATCCAGTCCTGGCAGTTCTGGGCCTTCGGGGCCGCGGGCTTTGCCGCCCTCACCGCCATTCTCGCCAAGATCGGGGTGGAGGGGATCGACAGCGACCTCGCCACCTTCATCCGCACCATCGTGGTGGTGCTGGCGCTCGGCGCGCTGCTGGCGGTCACCGGCAAGCTCTCCCTGCCGGACCCGCTGCCGGGGCGCACCCTGCTGTGGCTCGCGGCCTCGGGCCTGGCCACCGGCGCTTCCTGGCTGTGCTATTTCCGGGCGCTGAAGCTTGGCGAGGCGTCCCGCGTGGCGCCGGTCGACAAGCTCAGCGTGGTGTTCGTCGCCGTCTTCGCGGCGCTGTTTCTCGGCGAGAGGCTTTCGGCCAGCGGCTGGCTCGGCATCGCCCTCATCACGGCCGGCGCGCTGGTGCTTCTGCGCCGCTGA
- a CDS encoding GNAT family N-acetyltransferase, whose translation MPGLSWRAPRASDLPFLTGLFALPEMVAHRPEPVPDPPAVSAARLEREIGHWQAHGFGRWAVLEGETLVGFGGVTRVGTGAGLNISYHIHPRCQGRGIASATAARAVAFGFETVKAQQIRGLVRPANPGSLRVLEKLGFRRQGLVPLGGAPSILLTLERDGSAQV comes from the coding sequence GTGCCGGGCCTGAGCTGGCGCGCGCCCCGCGCGTCAGACCTCCCCTTCCTCACCGGGCTCTTCGCGCTGCCGGAGATGGTGGCGCACCGGCCCGAGCCGGTGCCGGACCCGCCGGCCGTCTCCGCCGCCCGGCTGGAGCGTGAGATCGGCCACTGGCAGGCGCATGGCTTCGGCCGCTGGGCGGTGCTGGAGGGCGAGACGCTGGTGGGGTTCGGCGGCGTGACGCGCGTCGGCACCGGGGCCGGGCTGAACATCTCCTATCACATCCACCCGCGCTGCCAGGGCCGGGGCATCGCCTCGGCCACGGCCGCCCGGGCGGTGGCCTTCGGCTTCGAAACGGTGAAGGCGCAGCAGATCCGCGGCCTGGTGCGCCCGGCCAACCCCGGCTCGCTGCGGGTGCTGGAGAAGCTCGGGTTCCGGCGACAGGGGTTGGTCCCGCTCGGCGGGGCGCCCTCGATCCTGCTCACGCTGGAGCGGGACGGGTCGGCGCAGGTCTGA
- a CDS encoding gamma-glutamyltransferase, translating to MTQLSRAQITTKPATRSSRGIVAAQHRLAAEVGAEVLAAGGNAVDAAVAVSFAIGVVEPWMSGPAGGGAMMLDMAGTGPEALYYGMRAPAGLNPADFPLTGEKATGDLFPWKAVVEDRNVIGATAVAVPGVVDGIGKAHARYGRMPWAELIAPAVKLAKEGIEADWYVALLIASSTRVLARDPDAAARFLEDGQWPTVANWTALSDKRIDMSSMAPSLQAIADEGARALYDGDLGAALAADVEAKGGSLRRADLQAYQAVWQQARAVPYRDATLWVTPHLTAGPTISDVFSQLSTGFTPGQAPDAAAYAAYAEACDAAYAARLANDGDMGNDDPRAPSCTTHFSIVDAEGNMVAMTQTLLSIFGSRVVSPSTGLLLNNGIMWFDPEQGRPNSLAGGKRCLMNVCPVLGAAGDRKFAIGASGGRKIMPAVAQLASFLTDFGMGLDAAFHQPRIDASGDTVIADDTLPASVIESLEMRGPVVTARRAPFPYAFACPAGVLRDGAENYGATEIMSPWGEAVAG from the coding sequence ATGACCCAGCTTTCCCGCGCCCAGATCACCACCAAGCCCGCCACCCGGTCCTCGCGTGGCATCGTCGCCGCCCAGCACCGGCTGGCGGCCGAGGTGGGGGCAGAGGTGCTCGCCGCCGGCGGCAACGCGGTGGACGCCGCGGTGGCCGTCTCCTTCGCCATCGGCGTGGTGGAGCCGTGGATGAGCGGCCCGGCCGGCGGCGGCGCGATGATGCTCGACATGGCCGGCACCGGCCCGGAGGCGCTCTACTACGGCATGCGCGCCCCCGCCGGGCTGAACCCGGCCGATTTCCCCCTCACCGGAGAGAAGGCCACGGGCGACCTTTTCCCCTGGAAGGCCGTGGTGGAGGACCGCAACGTGATCGGCGCCACCGCCGTGGCCGTGCCCGGCGTGGTGGACGGCATCGGCAAGGCCCATGCCCGCTACGGCCGCATGCCCTGGGCCGAGCTCATCGCCCCGGCGGTGAAGCTCGCGAAGGAGGGGATCGAGGCGGACTGGTACGTGGCCCTGCTCATCGCCTCCTCCACCCGGGTGCTGGCGCGCGACCCGGACGCCGCCGCCCGCTTCCTGGAGGATGGCCAGTGGCCCACCGTGGCGAACTGGACGGCCCTCTCCGACAAGCGCATCGACATGTCCTCCATGGCGCCCTCCCTGCAGGCCATCGCCGACGAGGGCGCCCGTGCGCTCTATGACGGAGACCTGGGCGCCGCCCTCGCCGCGGATGTGGAGGCCAAGGGCGGCTCGCTGCGCCGGGCCGACCTGCAGGCCTACCAGGCGGTCTGGCAGCAGGCCCGCGCCGTGCCCTACCGGGACGCGACGCTCTGGGTCACGCCGCATCTCACCGCCGGGCCGACGATCTCGGACGTGTTCTCCCAACTCTCCACCGGCTTCACCCCCGGCCAGGCGCCGGACGCCGCCGCCTATGCCGCCTATGCCGAGGCCTGCGACGCGGCCTATGCCGCGCGCCTCGCCAATGACGGCGACATGGGCAACGACGACCCCCGTGCGCCCTCCTGCACCACGCATTTCTCCATCGTGGACGCCGAGGGCAACATGGTGGCGATGACCCAGACCCTGCTGTCGATTTTCGGCAGCCGCGTGGTCTCGCCCTCCACCGGGCTGCTGCTGAACAACGGCATCATGTGGTTCGACCCGGAGCAGGGGCGGCCGAACTCGCTGGCCGGCGGCAAGCGCTGCCTGATGAACGTCTGCCCGGTGCTCGGCGCGGCGGGAGACCGGAAGTTCGCCATCGGCGCCTCCGGCGGGCGCAAGATCATGCCGGCCGTGGCGCAGCTTGCCTCCTTCCTCACCGATTTCGGCATGGGGCTGGACGCCGCCTTCCACCAGCCGCGCATCGACGCCTCCGGCGACACGGTGATCGCGGATGACACGCTGCCCGCCTCGGTGATCGAGAGCCTGGAGATGCGCGGCCCCGTGGTCACCGCGCGGCGCGCGCCCTTCCCCTACGCCTTCGCCTGCCCCGCCGGGGTGCTGCGCGACGGGGCGGAGAATTACGGCGCCACCGAGATCATGTCGCCCTGGGGCGAGGCCGTCGCCGGCTGA
- the glsA gene encoding glutaminase A, whose amino-acid sequence MSRDADALTRRAALLGASAAALVAGAGLPAAAAPRDIGAAVRAALAAARAVTGGRNADYIPYLADVPPELCGVAVVTADGTVDTAGDTGYGFAIESISKVMTLALVMEEIGPEAVRDRIGADPTGLPFNSVIALELHDGKPLSPLVNAGAIATASLVPGATAEEKWRRILAFQSKMAGTGIRLSQEVNRSEQTTNFHNCAIAWLLFSAGALEGDPLVALDVYTRQCSTLVTCSDLAMMGATLANGGVNPATGERVIRAQNVPHILAEMMMEGLYTASGDFAFTVGLPGKSGVGGGIMAVAPGDLAIATFSPPLDDAGNSVRGLVAIAELAKSLNLNIFRG is encoded by the coding sequence ATGAGCCGTGATGCAGATGCTCTGACGCGCCGCGCCGCCCTGCTGGGCGCATCGGCGGCGGCACTGGTGGCGGGGGCCGGCCTTCCGGCAGCGGCGGCCCCGCGCGACATCGGGGCGGCCGTGCGCGCCGCGCTCGCGGCCGCACGGGCAGTGACCGGGGGGCGCAACGCGGACTATATTCCCTATCTCGCCGATGTCCCGCCGGAGCTTTGCGGCGTCGCGGTGGTGACGGCGGACGGCACGGTGGACACCGCTGGGGACACCGGCTACGGCTTCGCCATCGAGTCCATCTCCAAGGTGATGACGCTGGCGCTGGTGATGGAGGAGATCGGCCCCGAGGCGGTGCGCGACAGGATCGGGGCGGACCCGACGGGCCTGCCCTTCAACTCCGTCATCGCGCTGGAACTGCATGACGGCAAGCCGCTCTCCCCGCTGGTGAACGCGGGCGCCATCGCGACGGCCAGCCTGGTGCCCGGCGCCACGGCCGAGGAGAAATGGCGCCGCATCCTGGCGTTCCAGTCGAAGATGGCCGGCACCGGGATCCGCCTCTCGCAGGAGGTGAACCGCTCGGAGCAGACCACCAATTTCCACAATTGTGCCATCGCCTGGCTGCTGTTCTCGGCCGGTGCGCTGGAGGGGGACCCGCTGGTCGCGCTCGACGTCTATACCCGCCAGTGCTCCACCCTCGTCACCTGCTCCGATCTCGCGATGATGGGCGCGACGCTGGCCAATGGCGGCGTGAACCCCGCCACGGGCGAGCGGGTGATCCGCGCGCAGAACGTGCCGCATATTCTGGCGGAGATGATGATGGAGGGGCTCTATACCGCCTCCGGCGATTTCGCCTTCACCGTGGGCCTGCCGGGCAAGAGCGGCGTGGGCGGCGGGATCATGGCCGTGGCGCCCGGAGACCTCGCGATCGCCACGTTCTCCCCGCCGCTGGACGACGCGGGCAACAGCGTGCGCGGCCTGGTGGCCATCGCGGAGCTGGCGAAGTCGCTGAACCTGAACATCTTCCGCGGGTGA
- a CDS encoding siderophore-interacting protein, translating into MDSMPVSVPRRPKRPPRVLTVLRTARITPHMIRVTLTGDDLAGFPEGQNGAHCKILIPQAGETEADFRTRLAGTEKPVIRTYTIRDFRAGALELDIDFAVHGDAGPANRWAQEAAPGALLGLLGPGSKKLTTWDADWYLLAADMTALPVISVALEEMPRDARGHAVIEVTSEDDIQEIDAPEGVAVTWKLLPHPEERSTAQLDFLEGLDWPEGRVRVGIAGESGTIVALRDWLRARAVPAEDCYVSGYWKIGLVEDEHQLEKRRDTAAAG; encoded by the coding sequence ATGGACAGCATGCCTGTTTCCGTCCCGCGCCGTCCGAAGCGTCCGCCCCGCGTCCTGACGGTGCTGCGCACGGCCCGCATCACCCCGCACATGATCCGCGTCACCCTCACCGGGGATGACCTTGCCGGCTTCCCCGAGGGGCAGAACGGCGCGCATTGCAAGATCCTGATCCCGCAGGCCGGCGAGACCGAGGCCGATTTCCGCACCCGCCTGGCGGGCACGGAAAAGCCGGTGATCCGCACCTACACCATCCGGGATTTCCGCGCGGGCGCGCTGGAGCTGGACATCGATTTCGCCGTGCATGGCGACGCCGGCCCGGCGAACCGTTGGGCGCAGGAGGCCGCGCCCGGCGCGTTGCTGGGCCTGCTGGGCCCGGGCTCGAAGAAGCTCACCACCTGGGACGCCGACTGGTACCTGCTCGCCGCCGACATGACCGCCCTGCCGGTGATCAGCGTGGCGCTGGAGGAGATGCCCCGCGACGCCCGCGGCCACGCGGTCATCGAGGTGACCTCCGAGGACGATATCCAGGAGATCGACGCGCCCGAGGGCGTTGCCGTCACCTGGAAGCTGCTGCCCCACCCGGAGGAGCGCTCCACGGCGCAGCTCGACTTCCTGGAAGGGCTGGACTGGCCGGAGGGCAGGGTGCGCGTGGGCATCGCCGGCGAGAGCGGCACCATCGTCGCCCTGCGCGACTGGCTGCGCGCCCGCGCGGTGCCCGCCGAGGATTGCTACGTCTCCGGCTACTGGAAGATCGGCCTGGTGGAGGACGAACACCAGCTCGAGAAGCGCCGCGACACCGCCGCCGCAGGCTGA